GGCCTTGGGCAGGGGCGCCCAGAAGCTGGGCCAGCCGGTTCCGCTGTCGAACTTGGTCTTGAAACTGAACAAGGGCTGCGCGCACCCGGCGCAGGCGAACACGCCCGCGCGATGTTCATTGTTGAGCGGGCTGCTGCCGGCAAATTCAGTCGCCTGCTGGCGCAGCACCTTATAGGCCCAGGGGCTGAGCCGCTTTTTCCATTCCGCGTCGCTGAGCGTAAAGGGATAGGCCGCCTGCGCGGGTTCGGGCAGAAACTGCCAGAGGGCCAGAGCCACCGCGCCGGTCGTGACGCCACCCAGGAAATGCCGTCTATCCATCGCTTCCCTTTAGCCTCATCAGCCTGTCGCAGGCCTGAACAGGTTTTTCCACCAACTGCCGCCCGACTGCATGACATGCCGCCGGAACAGCAACACGCCCACGCGGATGATGAGCGCCACGAACGCCCCCTGCCACAGCAATGCGACCAGATGCGGCCAGATCGCCCCGTCCTGCGCCGCCCGCGCGATCATCGCGAAGGGGGAGCTGAACGGAAAGATGCAGGCGCCCAGTTCGGCGGGCGATCCCATATGATCGACGGCATAGCTGGCGAAGAAGAAGATCAGCATCTGCCCCATGGTGATCGGCATATTCAATGTCTGCACTTCGCGCACCGTCGCCGCCTGCGCGCCGATCCCCAGGAACAGCGAGCCGAGCAGCGTATAGGCCATGCCGAAATAGAGCACCGCCAGCATCAGAAAGAACGGCCAGCCCACCGCGGGCGCGGGCAAGGCGCTGCTGCTGCCGTCGTGCAGCGCCAGGAAGATCGCGAAGGCCGTGCCGCCCCAGAAGGTGATGCCGACAAAGCTCATCGCCAGCATCGCCATCAGCTTGCCCAGGAAAATCGCGTCGATCGGCACTGCGGCGGCCAGGATTTCGATGATCTTGTTGGTCTTTTCCTCGACCAGATTGGACAGGATCATGCCCGCCAGCAATATGGTGAGGAAGAACATCACCACCTGCGCCACACGCCCGATCAGCAACCGCGCCTGCGCCTGCGCGCCCAGGCTGGTCGCCACTTCCTGCCGTTCGACGGTCACGAACTGCAACGTGCGTTCGGCCATGGCGGCGGTGGAGAGCAGGCTGATATCCCCCTGCAACTTGTCCAGATCCTCCGCCTTGCCGGTCAGCACCGGACGGGCGATCGAGCCCGACAAGATCGCCACGACGGCGGAATCGGGGTGCGCCAGCTGCACACGCGGGCTGGGGGTAGACGCCACCCGGCGCAGCCTCGGCAGCGCCTGGTCGCCCATGCGCCGGGTCAGTCGGTCATGCGCCCGCTCCAGCGCGGCGGCATCGCGCGCGGACATCGCCACGCCGACGACCGGGCGCAGGTCGGTGCTGGAAATCTTGTCGCCCAGCCCCCCGAACGCCATGCCGATCAGGATCGGCAG
This window of the Sphingobium sp. CR2-8 genome carries:
- the msrB gene encoding peptide-methionine (R)-S-oxide reductase MsrB, encoding MDRRHFLGGVTTGAVALALWQFLPEPAQAAYPFTLSDAEWKKRLSPWAYKVLRQQATEFAGSSPLNNEHRAGVFACAGCAQPLFSFKTKFDSGTGWPSFWAPLPKAVGTSRDLGLGEVRTEVHCARCGGHLGHVFDDGPRPTGKRYCMNGVAMKFIPA
- a CDS encoding ABC transporter permease: MMELWRAALVIARRDFTAVVLSRTFILFLLGPLLPILIGMAFGGLGDKISSTDLRPVVGVAMSARDAAALERAHDRLTRRMGDQALPRLRRVASTPSPRVQLAHPDSAVVAILSGSIARPVLTGKAEDLDKLQGDISLLSTAAMAERTLQFVTVERQEVATSLGAQAQARLLIGRVAQVVMFFLTILLAGMILSNLVEEKTNKIIEILAAAVPIDAIFLGKLMAMLAMSFVGITFWGGTAFAIFLALHDGSSSALPAPAVGWPFFLMLAVLYFGMAYTLLGSLFLGIGAQAATVREVQTLNMPITMGQMLIFFFASYAVDHMGSPAELGACIFPFSSPFAMIARAAQDGAIWPHLVALLWQGAFVALIIRVGVLLFRRHVMQSGGSWWKNLFRPATG